The genome window TAAAGGCCTTTGTTCCCTGCTGCAAATCTCAGTTGTTAAACACAATGGGAAGGAGCACCAAAATGTGAAAAGCATTCAGCAGAAAATGCTTTATCAATCACACAGATGAGATATTGATTCTAGTAGCAAACAAGCCAAAGtacatgacaaaaatatatatatgatgacATTAGCTCATTAGCTCAATTTGTGGTTGCCAAATGATTCAAGAATGGACTGGTACAGTAAAGATAAGGATTGAAATGTCTTGAGTTTCTATTTTACAGAGTCTGTGTCCAGGCACACAGGTTTAACAGGTGCACATCTGCTTggatactgtatacagtatccTACCAACAGTAAATTTAAAGTGACAGCTAACCGTGTGCAGATTGCCATAGTCAGAAAAGTGCACAGTTAAGTTTCAAGAAAAAGGTTTAAGGTAGTTAAATGCACATTGTGAGATATAATATTGTGCtgtttatctaaaaaaaaaaagtcagtccTTCATGAATCACATCAAGCATCATAAGCTTActtacttctgtcactttcagatTTTGAAACCACGTTGTCAGCTTCCTCACAAAATCTTGTCACTTTCACCAGAGCAGTAGTCCTTCAGGCGCTGAACGTCCATGGCACAGGGCACAAACGTAATACAAGTCGGTGATAGTCCCAGCAGTGTGGTTTCAGGGGGAGAGAATGTCCCAACAACTTTACTGGTGTGGGCAAGTACCCACCACTACATCATGCACAGTGCCTTTTCAAATAACTACTACTAGTGTGGGACCAATGGATTTGGGAAAAACCTGGAATGGATTTTGGAGTGGAACACATTTCCAGAAGAGAGCCAAAGCGATGGTTAACTCATTTATTCAGTCCTTCCATTCAAATTTaggaacaaaagagaaaacagactCATTACATTCTTATATATCACAATTCAAGAACAATGACATAAACCTCCATAAGCTGATATCCTTATTGCCCTTTTTTACCCTGTGACAATaccttatttttctttcttttaattggATGAAATATCAATAATACTATATTTGACAttgtaatcattttattttaattctactaGTCATCATTTTGTCCAGTAGTATTTAAAAGATGATGAAGgaagtgtttttttaagtgaTCTTTGCTCCTTTGAATCATTAAGTTGCTCCTTCAAGATTAAATTTGGACAAATGGCAAGTGACCCATGCAGTACATTGGTGCACATATGTCCACAGTAAATATGGATAATTGATTGTACAAATCTTAAATTATTATCTCTGTTAAAAAAGATGCAGTGCACACTAAATATTACCAAGACATCTAAAACTTTTAAATCTCCTAAATAAACAGCACTGATTCTCTGCACTTTCCAGCTTCAGAAACTTAAGTCTGCCTTCCCCGTGTTGTCTGTCTCAGCCGTGGTTTCCCTCCCACTCCTCCCTCAGTGACAGTTCAAAGTCTGGCAGCAACAGCCATCAGCCTGATATGCACCTTACAATTTAAACCAGCCCACCAATCACAAGCCTCTTTGGCCGTAACAGTCGCTAGTAACATTTGCACAACAAAAGAGAGCTGATTCatcaccccccacccctttcCCTTCCACTGAGACTCCTCCTCTACTGCCTTTGTCCTCGGACCCAAAATCCCCTTCTACCCCTGTGACCCTCCTCCCCTTTGCACTAATCTCCTTGCGCCCACTAGATTGACTGCTTCAAGACTACCTCTCACTGCACCGAGACCCCCTCACCCTGCACCCCACAGGACACACATCACAGTCTGGCCTCATGTGCAggccctcctcttcttcctcctcctcctcctctgctgccttGCATGGATGAAGCATGGATAACAATCACAGCACATGGAAGCACAAGGTGTAATTTTGGCAGTGGACTTGTACTGCAAACAATAATGACACATGAGCATAATCCTGGACACAGGAAATCTGCTTTGGGGCTTATTCGTCAGCAGGGGTTGGTGTACACTCATTGGAACAAAATCAACAGATAAAACTcgtgtttttttcctctgttatgtgttttcatttatttctacaAGTATGCCATATAATGATATGAAATGAAAGGCAGTTTACAGGCTTGGTctctattctgttctatttcAGTGCATTAATTCTCAAATGTTTTGGTCACATTACAGATAAAAGGTCCCTCTTTGTAGGTACTTAAAGacccccacacatacacaatatgtAAGGCTCCCATGGGGATTGAGGGCGGCCAATATAGAGTTTAGCCTTTGCTTCGCTTCGTATTTCACATTTGGTGTTTCTATAACAACAGTGATCTCAGAGAGGGACAAGTGGTCCCCCCTCTCCATTTTGAACACCATTAACATACCCCGCCCCCGTCTTGTGTTTAGTGGGGtgtcccccacacacacacacacacacaccaacagagCAGGCTGTGCTTAGCTGTGATTTAATGGGGTAAGTGAAAGCTGAGGGATTAGTATCAGGGTTTGAGACCTTTTTAATCATGTCAAACTTCTGAAGACtgtgaaatacagtaaaaaataaactataaacCTCTCTTTTTGGAACTGTTTTCATAGCACTGAGAAGCATATCTGTCACACAAAACAGATTAGTGTTTAGGATGGCACTTTCTTAAACCTGCAGTTAAGACTTTTAAACTCCTTTTAGATGTGTCAGTATATCAGCTGGCAGTAACAGATTGTGTGCTTTcacattttgattatttcagAGCTCAAAAACACTTCTGTCTTGAAACAATCAGTCACTCAGTGCATCAAGTCCTCTTAAAGATCCTCCTCATCCGTCTGACTAAAGCATTGTCCCTGATAGCCTTGGAGGCCCTCTCCCATAGGCTGTCCTGCTTCCACAGTCCCCGCCCCTTCCTCTCAGCTTTGACCTCTGCCCTGTGCAGCCGTTTGTGAAGACGCCAGTAGAGGCGAGAGTCAGGCAGGACTCCGACAACAGGCGCAGTGCGAGCCAGACCGAGCCTGAGGGCCTCTTCGTTCATATAGTAGCTCCACATCGACCCCTGCTGGAGAGATGAGGGAAGACAGGGAAATTAGTTCATGAAATATATACTCCTATCAGTCTCACATTAAGTATATGATTAACGACATATCCTTAAATTTTTTTCAGACACTGGCTGAGAGACTGATAATTTCCCCCCTTTGCCCTCACCCTGCTTTGAGACACCAAACAGTGTAGTGTGTCATCCTCTCGGCTGATAAGTTTTAACCACACTGTTTGGGCAGGAGCCAGGTTCTTCTGCAGCCATACCCTGCCCTCTGGAGTCATCTCCACTCCTGCAAGATTCACCAGCATCGAGGACGTGCACACACCTAGAGAGGACAAAGAAGGTGTACGTGTTACAGTAAAGCATAATATCTGACCTGTGGAGTTTCCTATTCACTTGTGTGTAGTTATGCACACTCTGTAGAAAACTGATTATGATTAGGgctgaaattttatttttgataatagTGCTGATATGATGCCTGAGTGCCAAAACTATGCCTTTTTTCGTTACCTTACtttaagaaatataaacatgtttttctactctcatttttttatttaacaaaaggaggtaaacttttcaaatgtcaaatgttgtctaaacacaagcagctgtacatGAACTTTGCCAACATTAATTGCTTCAAATCAGTAACTAAACAAGACTACAAATTTGATCAGACATTTGATGCCAGCTtccacagacacatttcagttaGTACCAGAAAAAGTTTTGTGGTATTGAGATTAAATATCAAGCCCTAATTATGGTTAACTGTGGCTTCATATGAAAAATAGCAAACTCAGACCAATCTCGCCTATGAGTTAAATGCCAGTAAATTATCTTTGTGTCACAGCCACAGTCCCAAATGATGGGTCTAACCAGCTTTAACATGTGGGAGGTCAAGTGGGACGAAGGTAATATTTGAAATAGCTAGACAAGAGCCAATCTGTTCATGTGAGTCCTTCACACTGAAGTTGCTGATGGAGCAGTCTATATAAAGCACAAGCTGCTTGATTTTATTGCTCAGTGAATACCATGATTTGATAACACAGCTAACAAGCTTACCTGTCACTCTCACTCATGAAAAGATGACATAATGCAACAGAGTCTGACTTTACAAAGTAAAAATGTCACAATGACATTTTTggtgtaacaaaataaaaaggtgcCCCTGGAGTAAATTGTCGTGCTGTTGAACCTACGAGACAAGCAGTGGGTGGGATTTGTGTTACTGGCACAAATTGGATGCGCTGATTAGACCATTTTAATTAATCAGACTCCCAATAGGTTATTCTTGTGTAGCTGTCTTTCCAtcatccgtgtgtgtgtgtctgtgtgcaggccTTCATGATTTCACTCTAAGGACAGCCCACATTACCTTTGTGTTTTGAAAGTAACGGAGAAAGGACTGGCAGATAAATCGGGACATGTTCCACTTCAAGTCCTTTCTCTGTGACTGAATGAACTTTCCCACGAAGGCTGACGTTCCTCTCAATGAAACGAGCAGGGATCTCAGACGCAGCTTGAAATTTGGTGATCTGAAGAGGTGGAATGAGACAGCTGAGTGGCAACTTTTAATAActaaagtaaaatatctgaaaatgcatttcattCACATCCTACAAGTCtaatattataaatatgcaATGAGATTTGGAATTAACTGGGTCAAAAGAAGGAGCCTTTTGGTCTTAATCAAGCTGTTTGTCAGCAAGAATCTATACAGTTTCCACTTTACTGAGGAGTATTAGTGTCTAAATTTAGCCTGAAACATAGTAGGGAAgctgttattatatatatatatatatatgggcaacagcaaaaatacacattagCAGAGTCTGTTATTT of Siniperca chuatsi isolate FFG_IHB_CAS linkage group LG7, ASM2008510v1, whole genome shotgun sequence contains these proteins:
- the c18h3orf33 gene encoding protein C3orf33 homolog isoform X1, translating into MPESSRETETEEEMKDRQQRDQGNQSSQNIVSLISQFADDHLALVRNISTGLAVAGVIVIARSIKLITKFQAASEIPARFIERNVSLRGKVHSVTEKGLEVEHVPIYLPVLSPLLSKHKGVCTSSMLVNLAGVEMTPEGRVWLQKNLAPAQTVWLKLISREDDTLHCLVSQSRQGSMWSYYMNEEALRLGLARTAPVVGVLPDSRLYWRLHKRLHRAEVKAERKGRGLWKQDSLWERASKAIRDNALVRRMRRIFKRT
- the c18h3orf33 gene encoding protein C3orf33 homolog isoform X2, translating into MPESSRETETEEEMKDRQQRDQGNQSSQNIVSLISQFADDHLALVRNISTGLAVAGVIVIARSIKLITKFQAASEIPARFIERNVSLRGKVHSVTEKGLEVEHVPIYLPVLSPLLSKHKGVCTSSMLVNLAGVEMTPEGRVWLQKNLAPAQTVWLKLISREDDTLHCLVSQSRGSMWSYYMNEEALRLGLARTAPVVGVLPDSRLYWRLHKRLHRAEVKAERKGRGLWKQDSLWERASKAIRDNALVRRMRRIFKRT